The proteins below are encoded in one region of Penicillium psychrofluorescens genome assembly, chromosome: 4:
- a CDS encoding uncharacterized protein (ID:PFLUO_006821-T1.cds;~source:funannotate), which yields MFPTMLPTPPPSPTLRRCAPEDRLGLLLANRLELTSILGVGAYGVVYTAVDIHTNVLYAVKALNKAGLDARQLKFQQHEIKLHHMASAHPNVVSLVRIMDSVDCTYVVMEFCPEGDLFSSITDKGNFVGNDPLVKRVFLQLLDAVQFCHNMGIYHRDLKPENVLVTDQGMTVKLADFGLATTDYFTSDFGCGSTFYMSPECQQANPRPMSCYASAANDVWSLGVMLVNLTCGRNPWKRASMEDATFRAYLKDPFFLKSILPLSTEMVCILSRIFECDPSKRITIAELRQLIVDCPCFTENPMAPWVSNPTAAPTDFLTQPQMAFTGPVDQPLDAQPSSASSSDSSHYSDFSESAVSDTSALTEDYSDMGATWTTPSEQVPDCKMVFAPQPFCIDPPVPMADTLTGQPIMVC from the exons ATGTTTCCGACCATGCTCCCTACACCTCCCCCATCACCCACACTCCGTCGCTGTGCGCCAGAGGACCGGTTAGGACTGCTCCTAGCCAACCGGCTGGAGCTCACCAGCATCCTGGGGGTCGGGGCCTACGGGGTGGTCTACACTGCCGTGGACATCCACACCAACGTCCTATACGCCGTCAAGGCCCTCAACAAGGCTGGCCTGGATGCCCGCCAGCTCAAGTTCCAGCAACATGAGATCAAGCTGCACCACATGGCCAGCGCACACCCCAATGTGGTTTCCCTGGTCCGCATTATGGATTCCGTGGATTGCACCTACGTCGTCATGGAGTTCTGCCCGGAGGGAGACCTGttctccagcatcaccgaTAAAGGGAACTTTGTCGGCAACGACCCCTTGGTCAAGCGGGTATTCCTTCAGCTACTGGACGCCGTGCAGTTCTGCCATAACATGGGAATCTACCACCGGGACCTCAAGCCAGAAAATGTGCTCGTAACTGACCAAGGAATGACGGTCAAGCTCGCCGACTTTGGCCTGGCCACCACGGATTACTTCACCTCGGACTTCGGATGCGGTTCGACATTCTACATGTCGCCAG AATGCCAACAGGCCAACCCGCGCCCGATGTCGTGCTATGCCTCTGCTGCCAACGACGTCTGGAGCCTGGGCGTGATGCTGGTCAACCTGACCTGCGGTCGCAACCCATGGAAGCGCGCCTCAATGGAAGATGCCACCTTCCGGGCTTACCTCAAGGaccccttcttcctcaagTCCATCCTGCCCTTGTCCACGGAGATGGTCTGCATCCTGAGCCGTATCTTTGAATGCGACCCCAGTAAGCGGATTACCATTgccgagctgcgccagctcaTTGTGGATTGCCCGTGCTTCACGGAGAACCCCATGGCCCCTTGGGTGTCGAACCCGACTGCTGCCCCGACCGACTTCCTCACTCAGCCCCAGATGGCATTTACCGGCCCGGTGGACCAGCCCCTGGATGCTCAGCcctcgtctgcttcttcctcggactCGTCGCACTACTCTGACTTCTCCGAGTCTGCTGTGTCTGATACATCCGCCCTCACCGAGGATTACTCGGATATGGGCGCTACGTGGACCACGCCGTCCGAGCAGGTCCCGGACTGCAAGATGGTTTTCGCTCCACAGCCCTTCTGCATCGACCCTCCCGTTCCTATGGCGGATACTCTGACAGGGCAACCCATCATGGTCTGCTGA
- a CDS encoding uncharacterized protein (ID:PFLUO_006822-T1.cds;~source:funannotate), translated as MWSSPSQCLLVSLVASSAAGAVSTKRDNNDGATYVNLASRKGPSQHLASGFIYGIPDTFGQIPSHFYENIGFQYGRAGGAQEGAPDRGWIWGLSDYQGRLNSTLTDYKTCREFDADFILLPHDVWGTDQSNSSTVWPGDNGDWTNYDTFVTTLMADLAANDALDGLVWDIWNEPDLSLFWARSMQQWIDLYVRTHKIIRANRQFDRVKISGPTLSEAPYNTSIWWTSWMQQIKGNNTIPDQIAYHLEAAPGTDSYDLANTYPSVLAMLRSFGIPERPQIINEYASFTEQIPSGAAFWISRLERYETYGLRGNWQDGNTLHDLMANLLTKADPFDYTATDYMPAPEYPVYEYYYRNMTGDRFNTTGSANLQFDVYATMDQVIRILAGSQTATGNWTINVENLSSIGLATEGSVSVKSLAFNGNGHYVATYGPVDLGVSEYAYSGDTLVIPINQNTNYTAYAFEFRSGDSKTHGW; from the coding sequence ATGTGGTCTTCTCCAAGTCAATGCCTTCTTGTATCCCTTGTCGCTTCTTCCGCAGCGGGGGCTGTCTCCACGAAACGAGACAATAATGACGGCGCTACCTATGTCAATCTTGCCTCGCGCAAAGGACCGTCCCAGCATCTCGCCTCTGGTTTTATCTACGGAATCCCCGACACGTTCGGTCAAATCCCATCACATTTCTATGAGAATATCGGATTTCAGTATGGCCGTGCTGGTGGTGCTCAGGAAGGAGCACCAGACCGAGGTTGGATATGGGGCCTTTCAGACTACCAAGGACGGCTCAATTCAACTTTGACTGATTATAAGACATGTCGAGAATTCGATGCAGATTTCATTCTGCTCCCACATGATGTCTGGGGCACGGACCAATCCAATTCATCGACCGTTTGGCCTGGTGACAATGGCGATTGGACCAATTATGACACCTTCGTTACCACTCTGATGGCAGACCTCGCCGCCAACGATGCCCTTGATGGCCTGGTCTGGGATATTTGGAATGAACCGGACTTATCATTGTTTTGGGCGAGAAGCATGCAGCAATGGATTGACCTCTACGTCCGCACTCACAAGATAATCCGTGCTAATCGCCAATTCGATCGTGTGAAAATATCGGGACCGACTTTGTCGGAGGCCCCCTATAACACTAGCATCTGGTGGACGAGTTGGATGCAGCAAATCAAGGGAAATAATACCATTCCAGACCAAATCGCTTATCATCTTGAAGCTGCCCCCGGGACTGATTCATATGATCTCGCGAATACCTACCCATCCGTGCTTGCGATGCTTCGATCGTTTGGGATTCCAGAACGGCCTCAGATCATCAATGAATATGCATCGTTCACAGAGCAAATCCCGTCGGGAGCAGCATTTTGGATCTCAAGGCTGGAGCGATATGAAACCTATGGACTGCGCGGGAATTGGCAGGATGGCAATACCTTGCATGATCTGATGGCAAATCTGCTCACCAAAGCCGACCCTTTCGATTACACAGCGACCGATTATATGCCTGCACCAGAATATCCAGTATATGAATACTATTATCGTAATATGACTGGCGATCGTTTCAACACTACCGGCAGTGCTAATCTGCAATTCGACGTTTATGCTACGATGGATCAAGTCATCCGCATCCTTGCCGGAAGTCAGACAGCAACCGGAAATTGGACCATTAACGTGGAAAACCTGAGCAGCATTGGGTTGGCCACCGAAGGATCTGTCTCTGTTAAATCGCTTGCATTTAATGGGAACGGCCATTATGTGGCAACATACGGCCCAGTTGATCTTGGAGTCTCTGAATATGCCTACTCTGGTGATACTTTGGTGATCCCAATCAATCAGAACACAAACTACACGGCCTACGCATTCGAGTTCAGGAGTGGAGATTCCAAGACACATGGCTGGTGA
- a CDS encoding uncharacterized protein (ID:PFLUO_006823-T1.cds;~source:funannotate), with product MASRSNPSYLIIGAGVFGVSTAYHLIQKYPNASVTLVDRDAYDAESRVAASWDWNKVVRADYDDKVYCRLALEAQDIFKSDPLWQPYFTQTGVYWTCRSNYAQNVITNHKELGRNDDIIALPVAEARKLYSGLFDNADYTGVKEVLVNRASGWAAAGDALRAVTKKCLELGVKYVTADVANLEFDGRGSCTGVKTRSGETLSATHVIVAAGAFTPTLLEWSAAKSGNAGLRAGERILAAGITTGMAQLNEEQHRKFKDMPVGFQGYTPDEGKPFIGSLPPTKDGELKWWGSKIFTNTREVLPGRHISSPPPSRDYNQWKVPGPLKQDIVESRNLWYGPESASWEMTRHRICWDAFTTTSDFIISPHSASKGLYVATCGSFHGFKFFPVLGKYITQMLEGELAPELVEKWAWDRQRPDSSQNVEYPNAEMRHLLGPTAKL from the exons ATGGCCTCGAGAAGCAACCCCTCGTACCTCATTATCGGCGCCGGTGTCTTTGGTGTGTCAACTGCCTATCACCTCATCCAGAAGTATCCCAATGCGTCGGTGACGCTGGTGGACCGAGATGCATACGATGCCGAGTCTCGCGTGGCTGCATCATGGGATTGGAACAAGGTGGTTCGCGCCGACTACGACGACAAGGTCTACTGTagactggctctggaggcTCAAGACATTTTCAAATCGGATCCCCTCTGGCAGCCGTATTTCACCCAGACTGGCGTCTACTGGACGTGCCGCAGCAACTACGCACAAAACGTCATTACCAACCACAAGGAGCTCGGCCGCAATGACGATATCATTGCCCTGCCCGTCGCTGAGGCCCGAAAGCTTTACAGCGGACTTTTTGACAATGCCGACTATACTGGTGTCAAGGAGGTTCTCGTGAACAGGGCCAGTGGTTGGGCCGCCGCTGGAGATGCTCTTCGAGCAGTCACGAAAAAGTGCTTGGAATTGGGCGTCAAGTATGTGACGGCTGATGTCGCCAACCTCGAATTCGATGGTCGCGGCTCTTGCACTGGTGTTAAGACGCGATCTGGAGAGACCTTGTCGGCCACGCATGTGATCGTCGCTGCTGGCGCTTTCACGCCCACATTACTAGAGTGGAGCGCTGCGAAGAGTGGCAACGCCGGTCTTCGAGCTGGAGAGCGAATTCTGGCTGCCGGCATTACGACAGGAATGGCACAGCTCAATGAGGAGCAGCACAGGAAGTTCAAGGACATGCCTGTTGGTTTCCAGGGTTACACACCTGACGAAG GCAAGCCCTTCATCGGTAGTCTTCCACCTACCAAGGACGGAGAGCTCAAGTGGTGGGGATCCAAGATTTTCACAAACACTCGAGAGGTGTTGCCTGGCCGTCAcatctcttctcctccgccttcgcGCGACTACAACCAGTGGAAGGTTCCTGGACCTCTCAAGCAGGACATTGTCGAATCCAGGAATCTGTGGTACGGACCCGAGAGTGCGAGTTGGGAGATGACGAGACACCGAATTTGCTG GGACGCTTTTACCACCACTTCGGACTTTATCATTTCTCCCCACTCGGCCTCCAAGGGACTCTATGTCGCCACTTGCGGATCGTTCCACGGCTTCAAGTTCTTCCCCGTGCTTGGCAAGTACATCACACAAATGCTGGAGGGCGAGCTGGCCCCCGAATTGGTAGAGAAGTGGGCTTGGGATAGACAGCGACCTGATTCTTCCCAAAACGTCGAGTACCCGAACGCTGAGATGAGGCATCTCTTAGGGCCTACTGCGAAGCTGTAG
- a CDS encoding uncharacterized protein (ID:PFLUO_006824-T1.cds;~source:funannotate), giving the protein MEEIEEFPLDAPDVEQVDKEQTTSRQRESQRTKLCVLIGSGILQLPIWGFAMSYGVFQEYYFDNWTFEGDRNITGVIGTTANGVMYLSMPFLFALFTRRWAHRRQLAALCGTVIACVSFFLSSYSTTVWHLLATQGITSALGCALIYSPTTLSLGEWYTTSNRALAYGIVLSCKNIVGTSCPFMLRSLIDVYGYQTTLKAWTAIVGGLSIFAIFLIPTHPSKVAIHETRARKIPWQFLRHRSIYFYSIAIIFQSSGYGIPQTYLSTYARDIALLSQTSGTLMLALFNAPGIIASAFFGWLSDNKRIALSAQTVAAIPPICSALATFFFWGLTTQGAIGLLLVFSMTFGFFSSGYSATWGGILKQMERESAERNEAIDPGMLYGASKSWSHNTLKIRAVLNFKGIPYTQSWVSYPDIKPLLSGLGLPPDEEGGPYTLPAIIHKSSVTSNPNGAMMDSLPIAQHLDKVFPSPPLFPSGDASYALVVAVSKIASLLGPGYRPLIIPRVADHLDPRGQKYFHETRSAALGKPLSEVRPTDKESLDKMWKLVETESAALIKMLKGTEGKKGPFFEGEKPGYADLSYACQLAFIERFDKELFGKFLGLGNGEFKALYMACLPWLEGQGEDKEWLIPQAASS; this is encoded by the exons atggaagagattgaagaATTTCCCTTAGACGCTCCCGACGTCGAACAAGTGGATAAGGAGCAGACCACTTCGAGGCAGAGGGAATCCCAAAGGACCAAACTGTGTGTTCTTATCGGCTCTGGGATCCTCCAGCTACCAATATGGG GCTTTGCGATGAGCTACGGTGTCTTCCAGGAATATTACTTTGACAACTGGACGTTTGAAGGAGACCGCAACATTACGGGTGTAATCGGCACGACCGCCAATGGTGTCATGTACCTATCCATGCCCTTTCTCTTCGCGCTTTTCACCAGAAGATGGGCTCATCGGCGCCAACTTGCCGCTCTTTGCGGCACAGTGATCGCATGCGTcagtttctttctttcctcttaCAGCACCACTGTCTGGCACTTGCTCGCAACTCAGGGCATTACATCTGCGTTGGGGTGTGCCCTCATCTATAGTCCAACCACCCTGTCTCTCGGTGAGTGGTATACGACCAGCAACCGTGCTTTAGCGTATGGGATCGTTCTGTCGTGCAAGAACATCGTTGGGACCAGCTGCCCATTCATGCTTCGATCTTTGATCGATGTCTACGGCTATCAGACCACTCTGAAAGCTTGGACCGCGATTGTGGGTGGCTTAAGTATCTTTGCTATCTTCTTGATACCCACACACCCTTCGAAAGTCGCGATCCACGAAACTCGAGCGCGCAAAATCCCCTGGCAGTTTCTCAGACACCGATCCATCTACTTCTACAGCATCGCCATTATCTTCCAAAGCTCTGGCTATGGTATTCCGCAGACCTATTTGAGCACCTACGCCCGAGACATCGCCTTGTTGTCTCAGACCTCCGGCACTCTGATGCTGGCTCTCTTCAATGCGCCCGGCATTATTGCTTCCGCCTTCTTTGGATGGCTGAGCGACAATAAGCGAATAGCTCTTTCAGCCCAGACTGTAGCCGCAATTCCCCCTATTTGCTCCGCCCTTGCtactttcttcttctggggaTTGACCACGCAGGGGGCCATTGGCCTCCTGCTTGTCTTCTCCATGACGTTTGGGTTCTTCTCCAGTGGCTATAGCGCTACCTGGGGAGGGATCCTCAAACAGATGGAGCGCGAGTCTGCCGAGAGAAacgaggccattgacccgGGAATGCTCTACG GCGCCTCTAAATCATGGTCCCATAACACTTTAAAGATCCGAGCAGTGCTCAACTTCAAGGGCATACCATACACCCAGAGCTGGGTCTCCTACCCGGACATCAAGCCCCTCCTCTCCGGCTTGGGCTTGCCGCCCGATGAAGAGGGAGGACCATACACGCTGCCAGCAATCATTCACAAGTCCTCGGTGACTTCGAACCCCAACGGAGCCATGATGGATTCGCTTCCTATCGCCCAGCATCTCGACAAGGTATTCCCGTCCCCGCCGCTATTCCCATCCGGCGACGCCAGCTACGCACTGGTCGTCGCTGTGAGTAAGATCGCGAGTCTTCTGGGGCCCGGGTACCGGCCATTAATCATCCCGCGCGTGGCAGACCATCTGGACCCGCGGGGACAGAAATACTTCCACGAGACGCGGTCTGCGGCCCTTGGGAAACCGTTGTCAGAGGTGAGGCCGACGGACAAGGAGAGTCTAGACAAGATGTGGAAACTGGTCGAGACCGAGTCTGCGGCGCTGATCAAAATGCTAAAAGGAACGGAGGGGAAGAAAGGTCCGTTCTTCGAAGGCGAAAAGCCTGGGTATGCTGATTTGTCGTATGCTTGCCAACTCGCTTTTATCGAGCGCTTTGATAAGGAGCTCTTTGGGAAGTTCTTGGGTTTAGGCAATGGTGAATTCAAAGCTTTGTACATGGCTTGCTTGCCCTGGTTGGAAGGTCAGGGCGAGGACAAGGAGTGGCTGATCCCCCAAGCTGCCTCATCCTAG
- a CDS encoding uncharacterized protein (ID:PFLUO_006825-T1.cds;~source:funannotate), whose amino-acid sequence MSPSAAMALRDSFGDRKMPDISRKITACVLCRKLKIKCHMNDNKAPCSRCKARGLTCTVNKSLQMLLENDVSWKEKIEGRMGQLEQALRQSTNQPSIVPSFSVNSSRPAQGPASLEADKSGIAPPTSSEPSSNVTLNLSCSLGAFPASSMISLTLTDIGGHPGQIADLVSCGLILHKEAEDFFAFYKQNLNPCIHHVITESETFATIRARSPLLLAAICTVSALCTGSKHYAPMLKYLTSQVSGKVFSSRHTFDDVRALCIGALWLNEVSTALNSLAVRIATELDLHRCITKMPHTKRACYDRTRLYWLVYLCDHHSSLSHGRPPLTRDFQSLRKPRDFLQSYFTNPSDLTLISQVEMWSLSSKVFDMFGADIEWHVASQRGAELAQLSDSYERWSGEWLDMLSFSDASTTNTFSRRVFDLYFHSAKLYLYSHIFRGPSPEEDTKSKLSAESTTGVNRFVQGALKSALSIVRCIVDNTQPWPWLETLPVYLGSMIAFACVVLVKASRHQGVLSQNMLQTGVDIPGYLRRLVQVLRASPVVDSPTHPLLNIARTLEVATNGQQQQQEHSHQTNSALSWDYIPDWETDFGCFDLFTNEEALDSSVQGAVFAGL is encoded by the exons ATGTCTCCCTCTGCGGCAATGGCGCTGCGCGACTCATTCGGCGACCGCAAAATGCCCGACATCTCACGCAAGATCACCGCGTGTGTTCTGTGCCGGAAGCTTAAG ATAAAATGCCATATGAATGATAACAAGGCACCATGCAGTCGCTGTAAAGCTCGTGGGCTGACATGCACGGTCAACAAGAGCTTGCAGATGCTCTTGGAGAATGATGTGTCTTGGAAGGAAAAGATAGAGGGGCGAATGGGTCAGCTTGAGCAGGCTCTCAGACAGAGTACCAACCAGCCCTCTATCGTTCCTTCATTCAGTGTCAATTCTTCGAGACCAGCACAGGGACCTGCCAGCCTCGAAGCAGATAAATCCGGCATTGCACCTCCTACATCTTCGGAACCATCCAGCAATGTCACATTGAATCTGTCCTGTAGTCTGGGAGCTTTTCCAGCGTCGTCAATGATCAGTCTCACGTTGACCGATATTGGGGGACACCCAGGGCAGATTGCCGATCTGGTTTCGTGTGGACTGATTCTGCACAAGGAGGCAGAGGATTTCTTTGCATTCTACAAACAGAATCTCAATCCCTGTATTCACCATGTCATTACAGAAAGCGAAACATTTGCAACCATACGAGCAAGGTCTCCGCTCTTGCTTGCTGCAATTTGCACAGTATCTGCTCTATGCACTGGCTCGAAGCACTACGCTCCTATGCTCAAATACCTCACAAGCCAGGTCTCTGGAAAAGTATTCTCAAGCAGGCACACATTTGACGATGTGCGTGCTCTCTGCATTGGCGCTCTCTGGCTCAATGAAGTCTCGACGGCATTGAATAGTCTTG CCGTCCGTATCGCAACCGAACTCGACCTCCACAGATGCATCACCAAAATGCCACATACAAAGCGCGCCTGCTACGACCGCACGCGGCTCTACTGGCTCGTCTACCTATGCGATCACCACAGCTCCCTCAGCCACGGTCGCCCGCCACTAACCCGCGACTTTCAATCATTGCGTAAACCGCGCGATTTCCTACAGAGCTATTTCACCAACCCGTCTGATTTGACGCTAATCAGTCAGGTGGAGATGTGGTCGCTCAGCAGCAAAGTCTTTGATATGTTTGGCGCTGATATCGAGTGGCATGTTGCCAGTCAACGAGGCGCGGAATTGGCTCAGCTGAGTGATTCGTATGAGCGCTGGTCCGGGGAGTGGTTGGATATGCTTTCTTTCAGCGACGCATCGACAACGAATACTTTCTCGCGTCGGGTCTTCGATCTTTATTTCCACTCTGCAAAGCTATATCTCTACTCACATATCTTCCGTGGTCCGTCGCCGGAGGAAGATACAAAGTCAAAACTATCGGCTGAGTCCACGACGGGGGTAAATCGGTTTGTTCAGGGAGCTCTGAAAAGTGCCTTGTCTATCGTCCGCTGTATAGTCGATAATACCCAGCCGTGGCCATGGCTCGAAACCCTTCCGGTATATCTGGGGTCAATGATTGCATTCGCCTGTGTCGTTTTGGTGAAAGCGTCACGGCACCAGGGAGTCTTGTCTCAAAATATGCTGCAAACCGGTGTAGACATCCCTGGTTATCTGCGTCGACTGGTCCAAGTACTTCGGGCATCACCGGTTGTGGATTCGCCGACTCATCCTTTGTTGAATATTGCGCGGACTTTGGAGGTAGCTACCaacgggcagcagcagcagcaggagcatAGTCACCAGACTAATTCTGCTTTGTCTTGGGATTATATACCGGATTGGGAGACGGATTTTGGGTGCTTTGATCTGTTTACGAATGAGGAGGCATTGGATTCCTCTGTTCAGGGGGCTGTGTTCGCGGGGTTATAA
- a CDS encoding uncharacterized protein (ID:PFLUO_006826-T1.cds;~source:funannotate), which produces MAPQDRIAQVNKHLNYPGGVLAGQVAIITGAGQGIGAEAARLFANEGAKVIVADIDATKANGVADAINAAEAGRALAVVGDVLDANYINDLVKRAAEFGGGKIHIIVNNAGFTWDAVVHKMTDKQWETMLAVHNTAPFRLVRAAAPYFRVKDKEPRVIINISSTSGIHGNAGQTNYSVAKAGVVGLTKTIAKEWGPAFGVRSNTIAFGYVTTRLTGAKEAGAFITQPDGTKVALGIPGKQLDAKKGSDAKAAEAAAYPDIPLRRPASPEEAARSILGVASPWFSYVNGETIRVTGGRNM; this is translated from the exons atggctCCTCAAGACCGTATCGCCCAGGTGAACAAGCACCTCAACTACCCTGGGGGCGTGCTggccggccaggtcgccatcatcaccggcgcGGGCCAAGGCATCGGCGCCGAGGCTGCGCGGCTATTTGCCAATGAGGGCGCAAAGGTCATCGTCGCGGACATTGATGCCA CAAAGGCCAATGGTGTTGCTGAcgccatcaacgccgccgaggccgggcGCGCCCTCGCTGTCGTCGGCGATGTCCTGGACGCCAACTACATCAACGATCTAGTGAAGCGCGCTGCCGAGTTCGGTGGCGGTAAGATCCATATTATTGTGAACAATGCCGGGTTCACATGGGACGCGGTCGTCCACAAG ATGACCGATAAGCAATGGGAGACGATGCTGGCAGTGCACAACACGGCGCCCTTCCGGCTGGTGCGTGCTGCGGCGCCTTACTTCCGcgtcaaggacaaggagcCGCGGGTGATCATCAACATCAGCAGCACGAGCGGCATCCACGGCAATGC CGGCCAAACCAACTACTCCGTCGCCAAAGCCGGCGTTGTCGGCCTGACCAAGACCATCGCCAAAGAATGGGGCCCTGCCTTCGGCGTGCGCTCCAACACCATCGCCTTTGGCTACGTGACTACCCGTCTGACGGGCGCCAAGGAGGCAGGTGCTTTCATCACCCAACCCGACGGCACCAAGGTCGCCCTCGGTATCCCAGGCAAGCAGCTTGATGCTAAGAAGGGCTCCGATGCGAAGGCTGCCGAGGCTGCCGCCTATCCGGATATCCCGCTGCGGCGCCCTGCTAGCCCTGAGGAGGCGGCGAGGTCCATTCTGGGTGTTGCTAGTCCGTGGTTCTCCTATGTTAATGGAGAGACTATTCGGGTTACTGGTGGGCGGAATATGTAG
- a CDS encoding uncharacterized protein (ID:PFLUO_006827-T1.cds;~source:funannotate) yields MDRLSHLVAQSMPLRFDHSLQAIRTSFYACQIFMQCSKCAKDSSNLLLTISALNLTLQLFEYWVLQETSQASRPERGPSLRYGYYEIGHEENRQIRNFLIRGLLLQCRSLLSALKASINSVSPPSPKLVDAEKSAGPTTTEDCTGWVSFGATVPNLDPDLLNGTPGGSCLLSIVVGYEATVETFLYSMSSADCICGGMRS; encoded by the coding sequence ATGGACCGGCTCAGCCATCTGGTGGCTCAGTCGATGCCACTGCGATTCGACCACAGTCTGCAGGCTATCAGGACCTCTTTCTATGCTTGCCAAATATTCATGCAGTGCAGCAAGTGCGCCAAAGATAGCTCGAATCTACTCCTGACGATCTCGGCCCTCAACCTCACGTTACAGTTGTTTGAGTACTGGGTGTTGCAGGAGACATCTCAGGCCTCGCGGCCGGAACGCGGACCCAGTCTTCGCTATGGATACTATGAGATCGGCCATGAAGAGAACCGGCAGATCCGCAACTTTCTTATCCGGGGCCTATTACTGCAATGTCGGAGTTTACTGTCGGCGTTGAAGGCATCCATCAATTCAGTctctcctccatcaccaaaGCTGGTTGATGCTGAAAAATCTGCCGGGCCGACAACAACCGAGGACTGCACCGGCTGGGTGTCATTTGGTGCAACAGTCCCGAATCTGGACCCCGATCTTCTGAACGGCACCCCTGGAGGCAGCTGTCTGTTGTCCATCGTCGTGGGCTATGAAGCAACAGTGGAGACATTCTTGTATTCGATGTCGTCGGCAGATTGTATCTGTGGTGGCATGAGAAGTTAA
- a CDS encoding uncharacterized protein (ID:PFLUO_006828-T1.cds;~source:funannotate), whose protein sequence is MARQRRPERKDSGQTAAVATEVLETPPQAVRRLLHWNDLPAWQRDNQHIHTGYRPASSSFMGSFQSLGYIHNETVNIYSHLLPGLMAVPAAYQLHRSLAPRYQTASDSDIAAFICFFAGAAFCLGMSATYHTISNHSPAVARIGNGLDYIGIVGLIVGSFVPSVFYGFYCFPDLQRLYWTMICTLGAGCACVSILPQFRTPRWRPFRATMFIGMGLSAAFPVLHGLQMFGFDRMRQQIGLVWLLLQGFMYILGASIYAARVPERLRPGKFDIWGSSHQIFHVLVVCAAVAHLTGLLKAFDYRHSGTAEMCQIPRS, encoded by the coding sequence ATGGCCCGTCAACGTCGTCCAGAGCGCAAGGACTCTGGCCAGACTGCCGCTGTCGCCACAGAGGTCCTGGAGACACCGCCACAGGCCGTCCGGAGGCTACTGCATTGGAATGATCTGCCGGCCTGGCAGCGCGACAACCAGCACATTCACACGGGCTACCGGCCGGCATCGTCTTCGTTCATGGGCTCGTTCCAATCGCTTGGCTACATTCACAATGAAACCGTCAACATATATTCTCATCTATTGCCGGGATTGATGGCCGTACCCGCGGCATATCAATTGCACCGCTCTCTCGCGCCGCGTTACCAGACTGCTTCGGATTCGGACATTGCTgccttcatctgcttcttcgccggcgcgGCTTTCTGCCTGGGCATGTCTGCGACATACCACACGATCTCCAACCACTCACCTGCGGTTGCTCGGATAGGGAATGGCCTCGACTACATCGGGATCGTGGGGCTCATCGTGGGCAGCTTTGTCCCCAGTGTTTTCTACGGCTTTTACTGCTTTCCCGACCTCCAGCGGCTTTACTGGACCATGATCTGTACCCTCGGAGCGGGCTGTGCCTGCGTCTCGATCCTTCCACAGTTCCGCACGCCTCGCTGGAGACCGTTTCGGGCGACCATGTTCATCGGAATGGGGCTGTCTGCTGCCTTTCCTGTCCTCCATGGTCTTCAAATGTTCGGGTTTGATCGCATGCGGCAGCAAATTGGTCTTGTGTGGTTGCTCCTCCAGGGCTTTATGTATATTCTCGGCGCATCAATCTACGCAGCCCGAGTGCCGGAGCGCCTGCGGCCGGGCAAGTTTGACATCTGGGGGAGCTCCCATCAGATCTTTCACGTGTTGGTGGtctgcgcggcggtggcccaTCTGACAGGCTTGCTCAAGGCTTTCGACTATCGGCACAGCGGGACGGCCGAGATGTGTCAGATTCCACGCAGCTGA